One Ciconia boyciana chromosome 16, ASM3463844v1, whole genome shotgun sequence genomic window, CGAGGAAGTCCCTGGGACGCCAGCAGACAGGGCAGAAGAGGGGACAGGAAGAGGCCACTGGAAGAATTTGGAGTCAAATTAGTTAAGACAGGAGCATCAAGTTAGTTAAGACAGGAGCAGTTGCAGCATCCAATGTTTCTGTTAGAAACAGTGATTATTCACCAGTTagactgagggaaaaaaagaaaatttgaggAAGTATCTTCTGTTGAGATGGCTTCCACATTGACAGTGCAGTAACCTGTGTGCTTGAAAAACACTGGATCCACACCAGCTCATTTGATTTTCAACAGCCAGGTTAAGCGTAGCTCCGAGGAAggcagccggggctggcggcagcTCGGCCCTGTGCACGGCGGCAGTCGGGGTTCGCACGTTTGCTTGGCCTCGGGCACACACCTGCGGGCGGCGGCGACcgaggcaggcagctgccagaccGGGCTGGTGTCTGGAGCTCGCTTTCCGCCCAGTTTTGGGACGGGagcggggcagccggggggccgcgctccccgccgcggtGGGGCTGGCAGCGCGGGTGGGCGCTCGCATCCGAAACGATTCGCTTCGGTTTAGAAACCGAACCCGAGACCTCCCGGGCACAGCGGCTGCGATGCGTGCGGCTGCAccggcccccccccggctcGGGACCGGCGGCGGGACGGGGGCACCGCGGGGCCGtcccgcctccccgcccgggTCACGGCAGCCGCCCTCGCGCCGGCACCCACCCACGGCCCCGCGCGCGAACGGCGGCGGAGCTGCTGCCCCGGGGAAGGCGGCTccggggggagcgggcggccgcGCCCGGagcctccccgccccggctcgcccccgcagccggggctgcccggcccggcccgggccagaggcgccgcagccgccgccccGCACGCGGGCGGGTCCCGGGGCTGCCGCCCCTCCCGCCGGGGCGGGGACGGGGCGCGTAGATTCCCGGAAAGCCCCAGCCCGAGTTTCGGTTTTGGAGTCtcggggcagcggcagccgggGAGATGGCGGCGCTGGCCCGGTCGTCGTCGGAGCTGGGCCTGGCGGCGCTGGAGGAGGAACTGACCTGCTCcatctgcctctgcctcttcaGCAGCCCCGTGACGGTGCCCTGCGGGCACAACTTCTGCGCCTCCTGCCTGGAGCTCTCCTGGGCCGGGCTCTCGGGGAACTTCAGCTGCCCGCAGTGCCGGGCCACCTTCGCGGGCCGCCCGCAGCTGCAGAAGAACACGGTGCTGTGCCGGGTGGtggagcagctccagggctgcgccggggccggggccgaggaggcggcggcggcggcggggggggggtgcggggcgGAGGCGGCTCCCGTCTACTGTGACAGCTGCCAGCAGGCGCCCGCCGTGCAGACCTGCCTGACCTGCACCGCCTCCTTCTGCCCCGAGCACCTGCGGCCGCACCAGGACAGCCCCGCCTTCCGCGACCACCAGCTCTGCCCGCCCCTGCGCGACCTGCAGCAGCGCAAGTGCCCGCAGCACAACAAGCTCTTCGAGTTCTTCTGCAGCCAGCACGGGAGCTGCAtctgctccctctgcctcctcgGGCACAAGCTGTGTCCCACCAGCCCCCTGCAGCTGGCCAAAGCCAACGCCGAGGTAAGCGGCCGGAGCAGGCGGGGCGGCCGGctctgcccggggctggggcaccccggagctccgctccgctcccccggGGCCTGgtgggtccctgggtgctggggtcgTGGGCTGTGGAGTGCCGGGGGGAGGCTGGACCGAGACGTGGACCGCAGATCTTGTGCCTGGCCTTGGCAAACTCTTACCCACGTGCACTCCAATGTGCGCTCGAGCACATCTTCAGAGTTGTTccttgcattttccttctctctccaagATTGTGCTCCAAGGGTCTGGGAAGGCACTATCGCGGGCTTGATAGCCAGCTGCTGTCTTGAGCTGGGCTGACCGGTGAGGCCTCCCGCCTCTGCGGGTGTCGCCCCCAACTCCAAACCTCCTCTGCTTCTCACTGCAGGGGGTTTGCTGCGTGGCCTCACCGCAGGCTGACCGAGGGACTGTAGACAGACATTGCTCTGTGTATGTTCGTACGACGCAAAGAATTATAAAAGTGGCCTAGGGAGAGCTCTAGCACGTAGATAAAAGCCAGGAGCGGGTTCTCCATGGagtggaagggaaggaaaccTGGCCTTCGTATCTTACAGCGCAGCTGAAAATCAGAGGGCAGATGAGTAAAGCATGCTTGAAAAGTTTAGGTGGCCAAAATCCCATATGTTCGGCAAGCATGTATACCGATTACCCTCAGAAGTCCTCCCTGATTTATCTTAGCAGCATCTTGAACTAAAGGAATAGGTAATTCACATCTGAGCAACAAAATTCTCAATTAAAAATGAGAGGGGTGAACAGTAGCGTTAACCTAGTGCCCAAAGTCCAACCTGAGAGCTAACGCAAAGTTTATTCTTAGCACTGGGAACTGCTGTGCTGATGAAAGCACTCAGCCCTTATCAAAAGAGTGAGCAGCATGCATCTTGCTGGTGGGAGAggtggagctgctgggagggtGCTGGCTCCACAAGCCACACACGTGCAGGAGAGGATTTTTACATCCTGTAAGGTTTAAGGAGCAGTAGGTTTTAAATTGATAGTACTAAATGCTTACAGAGGTTATTTAAAGCTTTCTGTAAATACAATTCTTACTCCAGTAAGCATGACCCAACTGAGAGCAGACATGGcaactgcttttctgaaatactttctgATCTCTTCTGTTGCAGTCGGCGCTGAAGAAGAGACTGCTAGAGCTGTGTAATCAGAGTGAGAGAGCTGCTCGAGCGCTGAACactgtgaaaacaaaccaaagccaAGCTGCTGTAAGTAACTCTTCAAAATGCTGTCGAGTTGCTTGGCATACGCTGGCCACTGCATGTTGTTGATGCTTGTACTATTGTGACAATGGCTGTAGTATTGAGATTGCATTGGCAGGAGAAGACGTTATtgggaaggaacagaaaagagatgttttggcagagccaggcagctcCGTAGGAGATGGGAATAACCCAACCACCATGACACATCCAACCCATAACAGGGCTTAAACCTGTCCTTTCCTGTTGCACCAGAAAGTGCTTATCTGTGCAGCCCAAGCTAAGGGATTGGTGAGCTGCAATGGCTGCACCAGTGCAGGAAGTTGGGATGGCTCTTCCCCATAAATTACCACAACTAATCCTTGCTCTTAGCTGATGATCGGGGTTGCTGTCTGTGCCAATGGCTGGATCGGGTACATCTCACTTGTACCATCCTTTCTGAACCAACTGGTAGAGAccaagaagctgaaaagccaCCGGGGCAGCATGTCTGCGCTCCTCTGGAACATCTCTTGGAGGATCAGAAATTACTTTGTATTAACCAGAGATGCCACATCTCGGAGGCAGAAACAGCTACAGCTGTGCAAGCGGGTGTGCAGTGTCCAAGCTCGCAGTGGCAcagccctgtcccagtgctGGTAACCACTAGATGGCACGGCTAGCCTGGCCTctgcccggcagccccccgcaACAGGGATCTGGAGACCGAGCATTGTCCTAATTTCTTGGGAGTAAATGAGTTCTCTTTCTAAACTACATGGAAATACATAGCTTTTCTATTGCCTGTTTCAAGTAATTGAAGGCTTCGTGTTCCTCAAAGGCTTGTAGTAGTAGTAAGCAGTACTTTGTCCACAAACTGTTATTTTGAAACCAGTGTCTGTCCGTTCTTGTCTGCTCCAGGAGACAgcttccagaaagaaagaattgaTCAGAAGTGAgtttacagaaattaaagctttagttgaagaaagagaaaaccaggCCTTAAAAGTAAttgcagatgaagaaaaaagagttTGCAATAAGTTTGATTATGTTTATGGTGTTCTGGGAAGTAAGAAGAATGAAATTCAGTCTCTCAGAGATCAGATTGAGATGGCACTGACTGAAGTTGATGACATTCTGTTTTTGAAGGTAATATGTCCTTTAGATGCAATTCAAATTCTTTGTGTTTCTAAAATGCAGAATCACGAAAACCTGCTGTGGTAGTCCTGCTCTCCAGACACTTTCAGTCAAATGATAATCCACTCATGTGCAAGAACCTGCTACAAAAGGATGTACTGCTAAGTACACAAATATCAATGAAAGAGTGCTGAAATGAAGTGGTGTCTGGTAACTCCCCCCAGTTCAGCCTCTGCCGCAAGTGGAGGGGCCAGCGAGTGAGAGAATTCATCTCCATGAGGTGTTGCAGCTCCATGCCGTGACACTGTCTAGTAGATCTTTCTCACTGCTTCAGATATCAGTTGAGAATTAATGCACATGGGTTACTGCTGAAATTTTGCCATGGGTCGTGTCTGACTGTAGCCTTTGCTCGTTTGAATTTGAGATGAATGCACAAACCCAACCCCATTTAAAGTAACTTGGTTGTATTTTTCTATGTCTGCTACACATGGTCTGCATGAGATCTtctatttctcatttcagagagcagcagcactgcaacGAATGTCAACAAAAGAGGCTTTCGTCCCTGTAATTGAAATGGACCAAAACTTGATACATTCCGCTTATCAGTCTGCCATTAACCTTAAAGATATTGTGAAACTTTCAGTGACTCAGTGTAGGGAGAAAAGGGCAGAAGGTACTGTATCACTGGGAGAATTGGCATTTTCTGCCTTGGCTTTGAGCTCAAATGAGGCATCTTCCCCTCCAATCcaaatatcatttaaaaaaaaaaagtagtgcaGCAAATACCATTGGTTAATATAAATTGTCTTCCAACTTCTGTGGTCCTccatttccaaacaaaaatgcTACAGTCTGGGCTAAACTAGGAGAAAATGTGTGCCAGTGTCTCTTTACTTTTATCTATACTTGGATAAGCTGAGTATCGTGATACTATGCCCTTCTGGCACAGCTCAGCCTTTATTCCTTACagtaatttatgtttttattacgTAGCAGGGTTGGATGCAGTTAGGATGTGGATTTGAGGGGAAacataaaatgcttttgagTGATAGGACTATGGTTACCCAACTGTAAAGGTGCTGATTGATTGTGTATGTGTTGTAGAACAAAGCCCTGCTTACCAGGTTAAGCAAAAGTATCTTTTGGACTGGGGCATGGGTATCTTCTATGCAGTTTCCATCTCTGCCAAGTATCACTTAAGTTCTATTCAcatgactgaaaaataagattGAAAAATGTCCTTGCTCATGCATTACTATTCCTGGCAATACAAACCGTAATGTAAAATATTGTCATTGCAGCAAAACCTGGGAAAGCTAAGCCCGCTCCAGTGACTCCTGTAAACAAAGCCTTTGTTGTGAAAAAGCCTCCGGGACCACGTAAGTACTAAAGAACGTCATCCTCTCCTAACTATGGTTTTACCATTAAATAAGAATTGAAGCAGTTACCCAAGAGCTGTTTGCTCTGGCGGTGATGCAGTGATTATCTGTAGTGAGCACTTTGGCATGGGAAAGGGAGGGTGTTTTGGGCTATTTAGTGATGGATGCCTTGTGAGCTGTAAAGCAGCAAACTGCCCAGATACGGTGGTGCACTGGCCTTGCACCTGGAGTGGTGTCAGTGCAGGCtgtaaagcaaagcagagcctCCCGCCCTCTggtttttgcagatttttttttcacttgtacTAAACATCTGTTGGCTTGTTTGATGGATTTATATATATTGAATCCTGCTTATGAGCtgtttgtgttctgttttgccctccccctcccccccacccccccaagaGCATAGCCACAAAGAGAAAACCCTTCACCAGACTCAAACCACTTTGCAGGTGGAGGCAGATACCAGTAAGTGGTGATTAATAGCAGCCTTACTCAAACATTTTGCTGGCCATGTCTTGCTTAGAGCCTAAGGCTGGGAGACAGTCTTTGTGGCAGGTTATACTGAGGCCTTTCAGTGTTGTTTTGTCCAGATACTGGTATTAATGTGGCACTCTAGCCTGTTTGGAAGATCTTCTATATtatctttttgaaataaatccaAGTGTTAAGAAACTACTTCTGTTACTTCCACTGAGCTCTTGACACATGGTCCTTTCCATTCACAAGTCCTGGGTGTGGAGCACTCAACGGGGTCTGTTGTGGATTGCTGGAGTTGAATGAACTTGTAGCTCTTGTTGCTGCACTAGAAGATGtgttgtaaaaagaaaaggaatagtCTACGTGCCTCATGGGAACAGGCTTATTACCACTTCCCCTAACACCCTGCATCCTGGAGTAGAGATGAAGCTCCTTCCAGGCTTATGACCCTGTGAAATAGGAAGCAAATAGTACATTGTGCTTCATGTGTAGCTTTCCAGTATGGATGTATTTGTACATGGCTTCAACGTGCTGGACTGTCAGCATGTTGTCTTCTTCAGAAGAGCCATGATGATGGCATTAGAGGTGGCATAGTCTATCAATGGCTTTACAGTCTCAGTAGAACTCacagttcactttttttttttcccccctccagaagagaaaaagaaacctgctAAAGTTGGTGAGTCCAAACTTTCAGCATACTGATTCTAATTTTCATTGACTGCTCTTAAAAAGATAAGTAGATGGTCACTAGTGTTGGTGTATTAAGCAAAAGTTCAGCTCTTGCTCTGAGAAGGCTCTTACCCGTCACTGTGAAGGTGATCAAGCACTGAATGAGGTTGCCCAGAGACAACAGGGGATTTTCAAAACTTGACAAGACTGTGAGTGACCTGAGCTAATATTGAAGTTAACTCTGTGTGGAGCAGGAGGCTAAACCAGATAACCTCTAGAGGTCCACTCCAACCTGAGGCTGTCTGTGGCTGTGTGTTAAGCATGCGGGGTTTCTTCCCAACTGGCCTaactctcttttcttctgtcgACACAGCACCAACCACAGGAACGCTAAATCCTGTAGCTGTCGTTTCAACTAAAGAGCTTATTGAAAGCTTTCTGACGAAATCCAGAGAGGAGCTTTTGCAGTGTAAGACACCTGACGTTACAATACTTAAAGATGAACTTTCTGCACTTATTGCACTGGTGTTATGTGCCCTCTGTAGTTATCtgacaaaaatacttttgaggGGGGTTAGTTAGCTTAGTAGGTTATCAACTAGTTGTTACAAATGAAGGaaatttttggaggaaaagggGGCAGGAGGTTTCTAAGTGGTTCTTTTACCAGATGAATCAAATTTATCTTCAGTATTCATGTATCTTTACAAAGgtaaattaaattttctcaGTAATGGCTTTGGTTTCCCCTCAAATGACTGCATTAGGGTAGCCTAGAAATACAATGTAACGCAgtggatttttctttgaaatgaaacacGGGCTTTTATGCAAGCCCATGATGGCTTGCTTAAGATGCTATACCAGATGGTATACAATACGGTATACCTTTCACTGCCAGATCAGCaatccctttcttctgccagcttATATTTGGGTGGTGAAACAATCCCATGGGGAtgtaggaaggaaggaaacttGCCCTCCATTTACCTGCTGTGTAACACAGAGCTGCAGTTGAACCCAGCAGCTATTACTGTGGCCCTAAGAACTGCCTGCCTtgtggaggagagcagagcagggagataAATACACATAGGAACACATGCCTAGGCAGAACGGTATAAATAAAAGTGCTTTGCTCTTCAGTACCTTCAAACGATTCATGTCATTGCAGATGCTGCTAACATCACACTGGATTACAACACAGCTCATAACAAAGTGATTCTGTCTGAGAGGTATACCAGGATGTCTGTCTCGGACACCCCCCTGAATTATAACCACCACCCCCAGCGCTTCACCGATTGTTCCCAAGTGCTGGGGTTCCAGTGCTTCAAGAGAGGCATCCACTACTGGGAGGTggacctgcagcagcacaacT contains:
- the TRIM25 gene encoding E3 ubiquitin/ISG15 ligase TRIM25 isoform X1, with the protein product MAALARSSSELGLAALEEELTCSICLCLFSSPVTVPCGHNFCASCLELSWAGLSGNFSCPQCRATFAGRPQLQKNTVLCRVVEQLQGCAGAGAEEAAAAAGGGCGAEAAPVYCDSCQQAPAVQTCLTCTASFCPEHLRPHQDSPAFRDHQLCPPLRDLQQRKCPQHNKLFEFFCSQHGSCICSLCLLGHKLCPTSPLQLAKANAESALKKRLLELCNQSERAARALNTVKTNQSQAAETASRKKELIRSEFTEIKALVEERENQALKVIADEEKRVCNKFDYVYGVLGSKKNEIQSLRDQIEMALTEVDDILFLKRAAALQRMSTKEAFVPVIEMDQNLIHSAYQSAINLKDIVKLSVTQCREKRAEAKPGKAKPAPVTPVNKAFVVKKPPGPQHSHKEKTLHQTQTTLQVEADTKEKKKPAKVAPTTGTLNPVAVVSTKELIESFLTKSREELLQYAANITLDYNTAHNKVILSERYTRMSVSDTPLNYNHHPQRFTDCSQVLGFQCFKRGIHYWEVDLQQHNFCGIGICYGSMDRQGPESRLGRNSSSWCIEWFNAKISSWHNDVEKSLPNVKATKIGVLLHCEGGFVIFMAVGEKHNLIYKFKTQFTEALYPAFWLFSSGTVLSLCQLK
- the TRIM25 gene encoding E3 ubiquitin/ISG15 ligase TRIM25 isoform X2, with product MAALARSSSELGLAALEEELTCSICLCLFSSPVTVPCGHNFCASCLELSWAGLSGNFSCPQCRATFAGRPQLQKNTVLCRVVEQLQGCAGAGAEEAAAAAGGGCGAEAAPVYCDSCQQAPAVQTCLTCTASFCPEHLRPHQDSPAFRDHQLCPPLRDLQQRKCPQHNKLFEFFCSQHGSCICSLCLLGHKLCPTSPLQLAKANAESALKKRLLELCNQSERAARALNTVKTNQSQAAETASRKKELIRSEFTEIKALVEERENQALKVIADEEKRVCNKFDYVYGVLGSKKNEIQSLRDQIEMALTEVDDILFLKRAAALQRMSTKEAFVPVIEMDQNLIHSAYQSAINLKDIVKLSVTQCREKRAEAKPGKAKPAPVTPVNKAFVVKKPPGPQEKKKPAKVAPTTGTLNPVAVVSTKELIESFLTKSREELLQYAANITLDYNTAHNKVILSERYTRMSVSDTPLNYNHHPQRFTDCSQVLGFQCFKRGIHYWEVDLQQHNFCGIGICYGSMDRQGPESRLGRNSSSWCIEWFNAKISSWHNDVEKSLPNVKATKIGVLLHCEGGFVIFMAVGEKHNLIYKFKTQFTEALYPAFWLFSSGTVLSLCQLK